A genome region from Bombus pyrosoma isolate SC7728 linkage group LG14, ASM1482585v1, whole genome shotgun sequence includes the following:
- the LOC122575235 gene encoding ephrin type-A receptor 4-A isoform X4 — MAPFNMAGVAGLLATCAAAAASAAHLLPLLLLLICPRGTHAEQVVLLDTTQEEKLEWTKYPFGAEANTPGWVEESFTNFDKGINWRSYVVCDVAYNNVNNWLWTPFIERGPANRMYIEIQFTTRDCSLFPGNALSCKETFSLLYYEFDVATKEPPPWETDSYKLIGRIAAGEGRFNTNTGVVINTEVKSIPVTKKGVYFAFRDQGACISILAIKVYYISCPEISVNFAHFPATPTGREVALIEQTIGTCVDNAVVIEQPTFLCKGDGKWYLPNGGCHCKPGYQADVEKQACTECAIGKFKHEAGSHSCEACPAHSKSSDYGFTECRCNTGYFRAEKDPKKMPCTQPPSAPQNLTVNFVDQSTVILSWNAPHMLGGRTDTTYRVVCDACSMGVKYIPNTEVFNDTKITITGLNAVTTYRFQVFAENGVSALAGKSEYVDITVTTEASVPSLVSNVRITSVKSSELSISWDAPVTEVGGDSDLVERYEVRCYPRYDDATNATVIQTSELSATFKGLKPSTDYAIQVRAKTTRGWGEYTPIVYKKTPHAMGLDYVGEDDNMQVRIIAGAIVAVVVLLVIIIIMTVLILRRASDECNKKQPSDCDTLEYRNGEVHCKMDSSPIVTTHTNNKSKSSLTTPLFTPAVGVAAASAGGAGGGGARSYVDPHTYEDPNQAVREFAREIDAGYITIEAIIGGGEFGDVCRGKLKLPPDGRTEIDVAIKTLKPGSADKARNDFLTEASIMGQFEHPNVIFLQGVVTKSNPVMIITEFMENGSLDTFLRANDGKFQVLQLVGMLRGIASGMQYLAEMNYVHRDLAARNVLVNAALVCKIADFGLSREIESATEGAYTTRGGKIPVRWTAPEAIAFRKFTSASDVWSMGIVCWEVMSYGERPYWNWSNQDVIKSIEKGYRLPAPMDCPEAIYQLMLDCWQKERTHRPTFANLTQTLDKLIRSPDTLRKIAQNRIRERGAPPPPPPASSTSSNVHLRKRGTNPLAPDAVDLTQLTSVSEWLASIKMSRYAESFERSGVTTLEAAARVTVQELTALGVTLVGHQKKIMNSVTALRAQMSATSQGFLV, encoded by the exons TGGGTGGAAGAGTCGTTCACGAACTTCGACAAGGGCATCAATTGGCGGAGTTACGTCGTCTGCGACGTAGCGTACAACAACGTGAACAATTGGCTATGGACGCCGTTCATCGAGAGGGGACCGGCGAACCGCATGTACATAGAAATACAATTCACGACTCGTGACTGCTCGTTGTTCCCCGGAAACGCGCTCAGTTGCAAAGAAACTTTCAGTCTACTTTACTACGAGTTCGACGTGGCTACCAAGGAACCGCCACCGTGGGAAACGGATAGTTACAAGTTGATCG GACGCATCGCTGCTGGCGAGGGAAGGTTCAACACTAACACCGGGGTGGTGATAAACACGGAGGTCAAGTCCATTCCAGTGACGAAGAAGGGCGTGTACTTCGCGTTCCGCGACCAAGGAGCTTGCATCTCCATTTTGGCCATTAAAGTCTACTACATCAGCTGTCCGGAGATCTCCGTGAACTTTGCACACTTCCCGGCAACGCCAACGGGCCGCGAAGTCGCGTTGATCGAACAAACGATCGGCACTTGCGTGGACAACGCGGTGGTCATCGAACAGCCAACCTTCCTCTGCAAAGGAGATGGCAAATGGTACCTGCCTAACGGTGGATGTCACTGCAAACCTGGCTATCAGGCTGACGTCGAGAAGCAAGCGTGCACCGAGTGCGCGATCGGTAAATTCAAACACGAAGCTGGGTCGCACAGTTGCGAAGCTTGTCCGGCTCACAGCAAATCCTCCGATTACGGATTCACCGAATGTCGATGCAACACCGGTTATTTTAGGGCCGAGAAAGATCCGAAGAAAATGCCTTGTACAC AACCACCGTCGGCGCCGCAAAATTTGACGGTGAACTTCGTTGACCAGTCTACTGTGATTCTGTCGTGGAATGCGCCGCACATGCTGGGCGGCAGAACAGATACGACTTACAGGGTGGTCTGCGATGCCTGTAGTATGGGCGTCAAATACATTCCCAACACC GAAGTTTTCAACGACACGAAGATCACGATAACGGGTCTAAACGCGGTGACCACGTATCGATTCCAAGTATTTGCCGAGAACGGTGTATCGGCGTTGGCTGGAAAATCCGAGTACGTGGACATCACCGTCACCACAGAAGCTAGCGTGCCTAGTTTGGTGAGCAACGTCAGGATTACCAGCGTGAAGAGTTCGGAACTGAGCATTAGTTGGGACGCTCCGGTAACCGAGGTCGGCGGAGACAGCGATCTGGTCGAAAGATACGAAG TGAGGTGTTATCCGCGATACGACGATGCTACCAACGCCACGGTTATACAAACTTCCGAGTTATCCGCGACGTTCAAAGGCCTAAAACCATCGACGGACTACGCGATACAAGTACGAGCGAAGACCACGCGAGGCTGGGGCGAATATACGCCCATAGTTTATAAAAAGACGCCTCATGCTATGGGACTAG ACTACGTCGGGGAAGATGACAATATGCAAGTAAGGATCATAGCGGGAGCTATCGTTGCTGTGGTAGTCCTTCTGGTGATCATCATTATCATGACCGTTCTGATCTTGAGAAG GGCCTCGGACGAATGCAACAAGAAACAGCCCAGTGACTGCGATACCCTGGAGTATAGAAACGGCGAAG TGCACTGCAAAATGGACAGTTCACCGATTGTGACAACCCACACCAACAACAAGAGCAAGTCCTCGC TGACCACGCCGCTGTTCACACCTGCAGTGGGAGTTGCTGCCGCGAGTGCAGGAGGTGCTGGTGGCGGAGGTGCAAGGAGTTACGTCGATCCTCATACTTACGAAGATCCGAATCAAGCTGTGAGAGAATTCGCCCGAGAAATCGACGCAGGATACATTACGATAGAAGCTATCATAG GTGGTGGGGAATTTGGCGACGTTTGTCgaggaaaattaaaactaCCGCCAGACGGTCGAACGGAGATCGACGTCGCGATCAAGACTTTGAAGCCAGGCTCCGCGGACAAAGCTCGCAACGACTTCCTCACTGAAGCCTCCATCATGGGTCAGTTCGAGCATCCGAACGTGATATTCCTGCAAGGTGTCGTAACCAAGAGCAATCCAGTGATGATCATCACGGAGTTCATGGAGAACGGTAGCCTGGACACTTTCCTGCGTGCGAACGACGGCAAGTTCCAGGTGCTGCAGCTTGTGGGCATGCTTCGCGGTATCGCGAGCGGCATGCAGTATCTTGCTGAAATGAACTACGTACATCGAGATCTCGCGGCGAGGAACGTGCTCGTGAATGCTGCCCTCGTCTGCAAGATCGCCGATTTCGGGCTTAGCCGAGAGATCGAAAGCGCCACGGAAGGAGCGTACACGACCAGG GGTGGAAAGATCCCGGTACGATGGACAGCTCCGGAAGCGATAGCGTTCCGAAAGTTCACCAGCGCTTCCGACGTATGGAGCATGGGCATCGTTTGTTGGGAGGTGATGTCCTACGGCGAAAGACCGTACTGGAACTGGTCTAATCAGGATGTGATAAAGTCGATCGAGAAAGGATACAGGCTTCCAGCACCGATGGATTGTCCGGAAGCGATCTATCAGCTGATGCTCGATTGCTGGCAGAAGGAACGAACCCATCGTCCTACCTTTGCCAATCTCACTCAAACCTTGGACAAATTGATACGAAGCCCGGACACGCTGCGGAAAATCGCCCAGAACAG AATCAGGGAAAGGGGTGCTCCACCCCCACCCCCACCCGCCTCGTCGACATCCTCCAACGTGCATTTGAGGAAAAG GGGCACCAATCCACTGGCGCCGGACGCGGTGGACTTGACGCAGCTGACCTCGGTCAGCGAATGGCTGGCTTCCATCAAGATGTCACGGTACGCGGAGAGTTTCGAAAGATCCGGAGTGACTACCTTGGAGGCGGCCGCGCGTGTTACCGTACAAGAGCTGACGGCGCTCGGGGTGACGTTGGTGGGACACCAGAAGAAGATAATGAACAGCGTGACTGCGCTCAGAGCACAGATGTCGGCCACTTCGCAAGGTTTTCTCGTTTAA